The Cognatishimia activa nucleotide sequence GCAGGGAATGCGTCAGGAGGACATCGCCCGCAACAGACGTTTCCTTGCAGGAGGAATCGCCTTGATTTCCAGACCTGTAAAGACATGCAAAGTGTTCATGTCGTGATCAACCACAGCATGGTCAGAAACCCAGCCCCCCATCATCAAATAGGTGCGCAATAGAGGTGGCATTTTGGTTTGTGCCTGTTTCAGATCAGGTTTGCGCCGCAAACGAGCAGCGAATTGAAAAACCTTGGGCGCTTTCATACGCGGCACCCAGCGTTTTGGGGCAAGGTGCTTGTCGCGCAATACCGCAAAACTATCCAGATATGGATCGGTGCTCGTGCCCTTGAAGGATGAACAACCAAAGAGCATTTCAACATTGTTATCATCGACATAGCCGGTCATGGCCGCCCATGCGACGCGCAAAATATCTGGGTCATGCCAGTCAGGGTGAATACAGAAACGCCCCATTTCAACCATAGAGCCCTCAAAGGCTTCCAAAGCGCTGAGTTCATAGAATTGCGCAGAATAGCTGCGAGATATTTCATTGCCTGTTGCGAGCGGCAACATGCGGAAACAGCAGACCAGATCACCTGATTTCCGCTCTTCCACCAAAATATGGTTGCAGATGACATCGTATTCATCGGCGTCCAGGCCATCTAAGCCATGAAATGCCAGATGGCGCAGTGCTTGCGCCGCACGTATATCTGCATCAGATTTCGCCAAGCGGGCGACATAGCGCCCTTTTTTCAAGCCAACCATTGGTCACCTCGTCCTGCTGTTGCTGCACCCGATATAGTGCAGCATGCATGACATTTCAGTGACAGGTCTATTGCAAGATCGCGCTTGGATCGAAATTACCCAAGTTTCCAAGCAGTTGGCGAATGAAGGAAATGTTATTCAAACCGTTGTCAGTCACACGACGCGACAGTGTCACAACCTGACCATCCTCAAGACCAAAACGCTCAATATTGGCCACGGTGCCGTTGGCATTAAACGTTACAGCCAGAAGCTCTCGTGTGGTTTCCTGTGGGCGAAATGGTCCAACTGTTTTGAATTGGCTGCGCACATAGTAGAAACCGCCATCGGTCAACACACCGCCTGCAGTTGGTGTTCCCAGCGTCTCTGAAACGCTTTCACGCGTGTCGACCCCGACAATCACATTGGCGATGTCTTCTTCGGGTGGCATATAGCCATGATTGCGATATTGAGCAGTACAGGCGGCCGCCAAAAGGCACAGAGCCAGCGCACTTGCTTTGAGTGGTTTCAGTTTAAGTTCCATCCCTGCCCTCTTGCCTTCGCATCTTTTGGCTTTTAACGGCTTACAGAAGGAACGACCCATATTCAAGAATGGGTTCTGCTAAGGTCACGAGATTGGAGGGATTATCCCATTATGTCCGATAGAACATCTTCTAAACGTGTGTTTCGCGTGGCTGACTTATCGCAGAATCAGCAGACCAAGTTTCTGATCACCCCTGAATCGGAAGAACTCGCGGAGCTGGCGAAAGCCGTCAAAGTCACTTCACTGAAAAAGCTCCGGTTTGAGGGGCGGATATCTGGTCTTGCGAAACGTGATTGGGGATTGAAAGCAGATCTGGGTTTTACAGTGGTCCAGCCCTGCGTCGTGTCGCTGGAGCCTGTCACGACGCGTGTTGATATTTCTGTCGAACGGCAGTTTGTCGCCGGATATGAAGCGCCTGAAGAAGAAGAATTCGAGCTGACGGATGATGAAAACACCGAAGCATTGGGGTCTGAGATCAATGTCGAGGAAGTGATGCTCGAAGCTTTGGCATTGGCTTTGCCGCTTTATCCGCGCAAAGACAGTGCAGAATTGTCGGAAACCAACTTTACGGAACCCGGCAAAAAGGCCATGACAGACGAAGATACGCGACCTTTTGCTGGCTTGGAAAGCCTACGTGACAAACTGGCTGGAAAAGGTGAAAAATAGGGCTTGCGAAATAGGAATTTCTCACTATTTTCGCGCGCTCATCGGAATTTAGCGTTGGACTTGGCAGCGAGATACGCGTAAAGCCTCGGAACGCTCTGTAAATCGGGCCCCTAGCCCCCTAAAATATTGAAGGTTGCGACATGGCTGTCCAGCAGAACAAAGTATCCAAATCGCGCCGCAACAACCGCCGCGCACATGACGCACTGGTTGCGGGCAACCCAAACGAATGCCCAAACTGCGGTGAACTGAAGCGTCCACACCACGTATGCGCATCTTGCGGCCACTATGACGACCGTGAAGTCGTTGCGATGGCTGACGAAGTCGATCTGGACGAAGACGCAGCATAAGACGGTTCGGATCGCGCCCGAATGTCCGTAGTAAGCGATATCGCCAACACGGGTGCTGGGCGCACCATTATTTCCGTTGACGCCATGGGTGGCGATCGAGGGCCGGCAACCGTTGTTGCCGGCATTGCTCGTTCGGCCAAGAAGAATCCTGATATTGGATTTATCCTGCATGGCCCCCGCGAAGAATTAGAGCGTCTGGTCGCCCGCAAGAAACATCTCGCGGGACGTTGTGAGATTCGCAACGCCGAAAGTGTCGTCTCGATGGATGACAAACCTAGTCAGGTGATGCGCTCTGGCAAGTCGACCTCCATGTGGTCGGCTGTCGAATCCGTGCGTAATAAAGAAGCCGATGTCTGCGTATCTTGTGGCAACACCGGCGCATTGATGATGATGTCCGTGGTGCGCCTACGGAAACTTCCAGGCGTTAACCGACCTGCGATCGCAATTCTCTGGCCAAGCCGGAACCCGCAAGGGTTCAACATTATGTTGGACGTAGGCGCTGACATTCGCGCTGATGAGCATGACCTTCTGCAATATGCATTGATGGGTGCCTCCTATGCGCGCAACGGCATGGGAATCGAGCGCCCACGTATCGGTCTACTGAACGTTGGCACTGAAGAACACAAAGGCCGCGCTGAGCTAAAAGCCGCGCATGAGATGATGGCGAACAACGCGGACATCTCTAATTTTGAATTTGTGGGCTTTGTTGAAGGTGGCGATATACCCGGCGAAGTCGCCGACGTGATCGTCACTGATGGATTCACAGGCAACGTGGCTTTGAAGACAGGCGAAGGCACAGCCAGCCTGATCGGCGAGCTTTTGAGAGAAGCGTTTAAATTCACCCCACTGTCACGCCTGGCGGCCCTACTCGCGTACACATCCTTGCGCCGTCTGAGCAAACGCATCGATCCGCGCCGTGTGAACGGTGGCGTCTTCTTAGGCCTCAACGGAACTGTTGTGAAATCGCATGGGAGCTCTGACGCAACAGGCGTATCTGCGGCCGTGAAACTTGCCTTTACGCTCTCCCAATCAGGCTTCTCAGAAAAACTGGCCGCTCGGGTTGCATCCGCTGTGCAAGTGCAGCAGGATGCCGAGACCTCAGGCGACCAAAACGGACTATCCAAATGACTCTACGCGCCGTCGTCAAAGGCGTTGGGCACTATCTCCCAGACCGCATCGTTCCAAACGCGGAATTCGAAAAAACGCTGGATACCTCGGACGAATGGATTCGCACGCGTTCAGGCATTGAGCGCCGTCATTTCGCGGCAGAGGATCAAACCACTTCTGATTTGGCAGTCATTGCAGCAAAGCGCGCGCTTGAAAGCGCGGGACTTGAACCAGACGACATCGACGCCGTGATCGTCGCTACATCCACCCCAGATCTGACATTCCCATCTGTTGCCACCATGGTGCAGGACAAGTTGGGTATGACACGCGGGTTTGGATTTGACGTGCAGGCCGTTTGCGCTGGCTTCGTTTTTGCTTTGGCAAATGCGAACTCACAAATCCTGGGCGGCATGGCGAAACGTGTGCTGGTTATTGGCGCTGAGACTTTCAGCCGCATCATGGATTGGGAAGACCGCGCAACCTGCGTTCTTTTTGGAGACGGTGCAGGTGCTTTGATTCTTGAAGGCGAAGACGCTGGAGGCACCAATTCAGATCGTGGTGTTCTGTCTGCTGATTTAAACAGCGATGGTCGTTACCGTGACATGCTCTATGTCGATGGCGGCGTTTCCACCACAGGCACCAGCGGCAAACTGCGCATGCAGGGTAACGCTCTCTTCCGTCAAGCAGTTGGTAAACTGACATCCACTGCCGAAGCAGCCTTGGAAAAGGCGGGCCTTACTGACGATGATGTTGATTGGATTGTGCCTCATCAGGCCAATATTCGCATCATCCAAGGCACCGCGAAAAAGCTTGGCATCTCGATGGACAAGGTTGTTGTGACTCTTCAGGATCACGGCAATACCTCTGCTGCGTCCATCCCTCTGGCGCTTTCTGTTGGTGTTGAACGCGGACAAATCAAACCGGGTGATCTGCTTGTCACAGAGGCTATTGGTGGCGGTTTGGCTTGGGGTTCAGTGGTTTTACGCTGGTAACACCTGCGAAAAACGCCATCCTCACGGTATAAACCCTTGAAAACACGTCATTGATATTGACAGGTAAAATTGCTTACCCCTATGTTTGTTCAAACAATTTATAGGGGGATGTCATGGCCGGAAAAACTTTGACGAGAATGGATTTAAGCGAAGCCGTTTTTCGTGAGGTCGGCCTGTCCCGAAATGACTCAGCACAATTGGTCGAGAGCGTTCTCGATCACATGTCAGATTCCCTCGTGAGCGGGGAACAGGTTAAGATTTCTTCTTTTGGGACTTTCAGCGTGCGCGACAAGGCTGCTCGCGTTGGTCGCAACCCTAAGACTGGTCAAGAAGTTCCGATCAATCCGCGCCGTGTGCTGACATTCCGCCCTTCGCATCTGATGAAAGACCGCGTGGCGGCTGGCAACAAGAAGTAAGGCCACCCAATGCCCAAATCCAAAGACGCATTTCGCACCATCAGCGAAGTTGCTGAATGGCTGGACGTTCAGCCACATGTTCTGAGGTTTTGGGAAAGCAAATTCTCGCAAGTACGCCCGGTGAAACGCGCCGGAGGTCGGCGGTACTATCGCCCCAATGACATGTTGCTGATCGGCGGCATCAAGCAGCTTCTGCATGATGACGGCATGACGATCAAAGGCGTGCAAAAACTGTTGCGCGAAAAAGGCATTAAAGAAATCAGCGCCTTATCGCGCCCAATTGACGACGAAGATACGGTGACGATTGAAGAGATCGCTGATCCAGCACCAGTGACTGAAGCTGACCTGTTGGCAGAAGCAAATATTCCAGAAGAAGACGTCGCTGAAATTGAGGCCGTTCAGCCAACTCAGATTGAAGAGGAACCGTCTCCTATTCCAGAGGGCGCCGCGCCGGTTGCTGAGATCAAGACGCCTAGGAAACCACTGGCGGAAGAGTCCCCAGCTTGGGAAATCCGCCGTAAGATACTCGCGCGGCTGAC carries:
- a CDS encoding GNAT family N-acetyltransferase, yielding MVGLKKGRYVARLAKSDADIRAAQALRHLAFHGLDGLDADEYDVICNHILVEERKSGDLVCCFRMLPLATGNEISRSYSAQFYELSALEAFEGSMVEMGRFCIHPDWHDPDILRVAWAAMTGYVDDNNVEMLFGCSSFKGTSTDPYLDSFAVLRDKHLAPKRWVPRMKAPKVFQFAARLRRKPDLKQAQTKMPPLLRTYLMMGGWVSDHAVVDHDMNTLHVFTGLEIKAIPPARKRLLRAMSS
- a CDS encoding outer membrane protein assembly factor BamE, encoding MELKLKPLKASALALCLLAAACTAQYRNHGYMPPEEDIANVIVGVDTRESVSETLGTPTAGGVLTDGGFYYVRSQFKTVGPFRPQETTRELLAVTFNANGTVANIERFGLEDGQVVTLSRRVTDNGLNNISFIRQLLGNLGNFDPSAILQ
- a CDS encoding DUF177 domain-containing protein translates to MSDRTSSKRVFRVADLSQNQQTKFLITPESEELAELAKAVKVTSLKKLRFEGRISGLAKRDWGLKADLGFTVVQPCVVSLEPVTTRVDISVERQFVAGYEAPEEEEFELTDDENTEALGSEINVEEVMLEALALALPLYPRKDSAELSETNFTEPGKKAMTDEDTRPFAGLESLRDKLAGKGEK
- the rpmF gene encoding 50S ribosomal protein L32, producing MAVQQNKVSKSRRNNRRAHDALVAGNPNECPNCGELKRPHHVCASCGHYDDREVVAMADEVDLDEDAA
- the plsX gene encoding phosphate acyltransferase PlsX, with translation MSVVSDIANTGAGRTIISVDAMGGDRGPATVVAGIARSAKKNPDIGFILHGPREELERLVARKKHLAGRCEIRNAESVVSMDDKPSQVMRSGKSTSMWSAVESVRNKEADVCVSCGNTGALMMMSVVRLRKLPGVNRPAIAILWPSRNPQGFNIMLDVGADIRADEHDLLQYALMGASYARNGMGIERPRIGLLNVGTEEHKGRAELKAAHEMMANNADISNFEFVGFVEGGDIPGEVADVIVTDGFTGNVALKTGEGTASLIGELLREAFKFTPLSRLAALLAYTSLRRLSKRIDPRRVNGGVFLGLNGTVVKSHGSSDATGVSAAVKLAFTLSQSGFSEKLAARVASAVQVQQDAETSGDQNGLSK
- a CDS encoding beta-ketoacyl-ACP synthase III, whose amino-acid sequence is MTLRAVVKGVGHYLPDRIVPNAEFEKTLDTSDEWIRTRSGIERRHFAAEDQTTSDLAVIAAKRALESAGLEPDDIDAVIVATSTPDLTFPSVATMVQDKLGMTRGFGFDVQAVCAGFVFALANANSQILGGMAKRVLVIGAETFSRIMDWEDRATCVLFGDGAGALILEGEDAGGTNSDRGVLSADLNSDGRYRDMLYVDGGVSTTGTSGKLRMQGNALFRQAVGKLTSTAEAALEKAGLTDDDVDWIVPHQANIRIIQGTAKKLGISMDKVVVTLQDHGNTSAASIPLALSVGVERGQIKPGDLLVTEAIGGGLAWGSVVLRW
- the ihfA gene encoding integration host factor subunit alpha; amino-acid sequence: MAGKTLTRMDLSEAVFREVGLSRNDSAQLVESVLDHMSDSLVSGEQVKISSFGTFSVRDKAARVGRNPKTGQEVPINPRRVLTFRPSHLMKDRVAAGNKK
- a CDS encoding MerR family transcriptional regulator; translation: MPKSKDAFRTISEVAEWLDVQPHVLRFWESKFSQVRPVKRAGGRRYYRPNDMLLIGGIKQLLHDDGMTIKGVQKLLREKGIKEISALSRPIDDEDTVTIEEIADPAPVTEADLLAEANIPEEDVAEIEAVQPTQIEEEPSPIPEGAAPVAEIKTPRKPLAEESPAWEIRRKILARLTEIHTIDADKKPAIAEAIAALAEVQSKRQWHVNP